The Parashewanella spongiae genome has a window encoding:
- a CDS encoding Fic family protein, with protein MSLKKENILILESLEKSGVPLSIGQLEDKLAISIHKKTLQRRLVQLVDDGFVLKTGERRNTKYAFNKDKKSELLGQLSEDKAEYQIIEHPIYSQTALSLLSYLDTPSYARVQSGYNPNLLNDYIPNETQYVSDDLRAKLLSLGKRFDKRLAAGTYAKNIEQRLLIDLSYNSSRLEGNTYSKLDTERLIESGLTADGKIHEETVMILNHKEAILFLVENAEEIDLNSFTIRNLHYLLSQDLLKNPEACGNVRQVEVTIGKSAYLPLNNPHQLREYLEVLLRKAQQIVDPFEQSFFLLLHLSYLQTFEDVNKRTARLACNIAFIKDNLCPLSFIDVPNEDYFKALLYFYEKNNVQPALELFEWAYSRSCQQYEVVKASLGEIDTYRIQYRNERKQAMGEVIRQQLQGKAIEDFLKQFCIENNIESPDKFIVMTENDLKQLHSGAIIGLGITKNTFDEWKRNNDRFVGQST; from the coding sequence ATGTCCTTAAAAAAAGAAAATATATTAATATTAGAATCACTTGAAAAGTCAGGTGTTCCTCTGAGTATTGGACAGCTAGAAGATAAGCTTGCTATTTCTATCCATAAAAAAACACTACAACGTCGTTTAGTTCAATTAGTCGATGATGGATTCGTTTTAAAGACAGGTGAACGCCGAAATACCAAATATGCTTTTAATAAGGACAAAAAATCAGAATTATTAGGACAATTATCTGAAGATAAAGCTGAATATCAGATAATTGAGCACCCAATTTATTCACAAACAGCATTGTCACTACTCAGTTATTTAGACACACCTTCTTATGCAAGAGTACAAAGTGGTTACAATCCTAACTTACTGAATGACTACATCCCCAATGAAACCCAATATGTTTCTGATGATTTGAGAGCTAAACTGCTTTCATTAGGGAAACGATTTGATAAACGCTTGGCTGCGGGAACTTATGCCAAAAATATTGAGCAACGCTTACTCATTGATTTGTCTTATAACTCAAGCCGATTGGAAGGAAATACCTACTCAAAGCTTGATACAGAAAGACTAATTGAAAGTGGACTAACGGCTGATGGTAAGATCCACGAAGAAACAGTGATGATCCTTAATCACAAAGAGGCCATTCTTTTTTTAGTTGAAAATGCAGAAGAAATTGATCTAAATAGTTTTACCATCCGCAATCTCCACTATTTATTATCGCAGGATTTACTCAAAAATCCTGAAGCCTGCGGAAACGTAAGGCAAGTTGAAGTGACAATAGGAAAGAGTGCTTATCTGCCGCTGAATAACCCTCATCAATTGCGAGAGTATCTTGAGGTTTTACTTAGAAAAGCCCAGCAGATTGTTGATCCGTTTGAGCAAAGCTTCTTTTTATTGCTGCATTTATCCTATTTACAAACCTTTGAAGATGTAAATAAACGTACTGCACGACTGGCTTGCAACATTGCCTTTATTAAGGACAACTTATGTCCTTTAAGCTTTATTGATGTCCCAAATGAAGATTACTTTAAAGCCCTACTCTATTTTTATGAAAAGAATAATGTCCAACCCGCATTAGAATTGTTTGAGTGGGCATATTCAAGATCTTGTCAACAATACGAAGTAGTTAAAGCATCACTTGGGGAAATCGACACTTATCGTATTCAATATAGAAACGAACGCAAACAAGCAATGGGTGAAGTCATTCGCCAACAATTACAAGGGAAAGCGATAGAAGATTTTTTAAAGCAATTTTGTATCGAAAATAATATTGAATCGCCTGATAAATTTATTGTGATGAC